NNNNNNNNNNNNNNNNNNNNNNNNNNNNNNNNNNNNNNNNNNNNNNNNNNNNNNNNNNNNNNNNNNNNNNNNNNNNNNNNNNNNNNNNNNNNNNNNNNNNNNNNNNGGAGATGAACGACGTCTCATTTTATCAGGAGATCCAACGGCTGCTGGATTCAGGGAAGCAGCTCTCAGTGACTGACTGTTCAGCTCTGGCCTTCATGCTGCAGATGTCAGAGGTTCTGGATGAGTTGGACCTGGAGAAGTACAACACATCATGGGATGGACGACAGAGACTGTTTCCAGCTGTGAGGAACTGCAGAAAGGCTCGGTGAGTCCAGATGTTTTCATTGTGTGAATGCTGATTCAGCTCTATTGTcctcctgtttcttcttcttcttgttgttcAAGTTGCTTCTGGATGTTTTTGGTCTTTAACTTCTTCCGTCATCCTCTGGACTATTTCAGCCATTCAACCATCTAAACATTCAGCTCATCCAGGacagctgcagcttctggttttagacattttgatcatttaaaaaatatttatctttttatcagttttcatgtttaaatgaATAGAAAACCCTGAActctagaaaaaaatctattttgtctGAAAGATCCAATCAGCCAGAGAGACTTTTACACTTTAAACTTCTCTTCACTCATTGAGCCGCTACTCCTTTTAggatatttgtcttttttaaaaataaaatcactgtttAGGTTTGATGGACACTTTCAAATAACCCCAATAATTGCtgctgttgtcatggaaaccagTTAGAAACTTAGTGAACCAACTTTTCCTCCTCCCACTAATTTCCTCTGAGTTTGTAAATGAGAGCAAAATGTGGTGATTGTTGTCTGGCTCCAGAAAAAGTCCTAGTTTCTGTCAGATCCTCCCAAAGCTCTGAGAACTCTGCTTCCAGAGCTGGAACCATTTTCCTCATCAACTCttcatctgcagcttttgttgaAGCTGTTAGCCATGAAGACCTGGAGAGACATGAGCTTCAACTCTTTAGACATCCCAGCCTCTTCTAGTTACTGGAGAACTTTCACTGCTTCACCATGAAAAATGCTGCTGGACCCAAACGCTCTGTTTTGGTCTTCAGCTCTGTAAGAGTTTAGCAACAATTTCTTCTAACATCCAAACCTTTGTTCCTCTGAGCCACACGGTCTAGTCCAAGTCCGAGCCGTGAGcagttcctcctcctctccatcatCTCCAGTAGTTTCCTTCATCAGCTCAGTCAGCCTCTTCATCAGCTGCTTCAGCTCCTTTGAGGCTCTGATGCTGCAGCTCCATCagatgctgcagagaaaactgaacTTTCCTTCACAGATGATAGAAGATCTTCAACATCTGACTGCAGCTGAAGGTCTGAGGACATGAagcctggaccagaaccagaaccagaacctggacttTAACCAGGAACTGCACAGATTCTCTGTGGGGTCAAACTCAGTAAATTGAAGATCAGATGTTGATCAGATGATGACATCACTGTTATCATATTTTAGTCTGTTTATGATCCAGATTGATTTCATTagaactgaatttatttcttctctaaTCACAGACTTGGTGGCTGTTTGCTCCAAAAGGCTGAATGTGAAGTTTTGGCCTCGGCTCTGAAGTCCAACCCAGATCTGACTGAACTGGAAATAAATCAGATCGACATAAATGGAGGTGGAGACTCTGATCTGAAGCCTCTGGTTGAGATCCTGGAGAGTTCAGTTAGTAAAGTGAAGATTCtgaggtttgttttctttatttatacaataaaatccTTCATTTATACTTTAAACATTAGTTTAATTAATGCTTTtattctaatatattttatttcataacaacctgtttaaatgtcagaataaaatctctaaaactTTTTAccttatatattattttttttcttatttcagacTTTGAGATTattgaactttgtttttcagttttttactttaaaatgttttttactgatgaacaaaatgagtaaaataattcaaatgatgTAAATTAATGATGGAGATGTTTCAGTTTGGTTTGGTAAAGattcagattgttttatttctcatttctgATTCTCATCTTTACATCCAGAATGAAATGTTGTTCCTCCAGAGTCGAGCCACAAACACTGACAAGTTCAAATCATCATTAATGACCAAATCTAAGAAATGACTGATTGTAGAAAAGCAAATCTagatgaaatgaatgaaagtgaggtttgcagcagcagcaggttcctCGGCTTTGTCCTGAAGCTGTGGTTCTGTTGGGCCGGGTCAGAGAGGAACCGTCCTCTTCAGTCTGACAGCTGTCAGTCGGTTGGAGCCTCGTCTCTGTGATGATGCTTCATCAGGTCACGTCTCCTTAGGAAATAATGGCCTCCATTGGCTTTCAGCAGCTTTAATAAGAACCCAAGGCcattaatgaacaaactgagtggttctgatccagttacCAAGTCGGGTCTCCAGCTGATGATCAGGAACCAGCAGAAATAGCTCAACTCATCCAGGCTGATAAAAAACTTTGAGTTTCTTTATTGAtcaaatgttctggttctgctggtttggaCTCTTTAAACCAGTTTGACTGGATCAGATGTTAGAATCAGTTCATcatgtttcttttacattcagggaaattaattttctacatttttattatttatttgttcatatttcagttttaacctgcatcctgttggcttcagctcacatcttttattctttattcagatTGTGGGGCTGCAGTTTGTCAGAGGCCAGCTGGACTTCTCTGTTCTCAGCTCTGAAGTCCAAACCGACCCATCTGACAAGACTGGACCTGAGCAGCACCAACCTGGAAGGTTCTGGAGTGAAGGAGCTCTGTGGTTTTCTACAGACTGAAGGCTGCAGACTGGAGGCATTGATGTAtgtaattatataattattgatttttctgtgaataGTTATATATAATTGatcataaatcaaattaatttcttctgttctaataaatattttctgagtttgttccTGGACTTGGATCCAGAGTTTAATTTAGTCCCTCTGTGTAACTGAGTTGGACCTGCTGATCTGAGGTCAGAACAGGACAGCATTCGGACCCCCAGTGTGTAGAAATCCCCCTCATGtgaagcaggtcaaaggtcattcaACCCAGTCTAGAAAAGTGAATTCCTGGAATCTGACAggaacaaatcaataatcaatgatTGATGCTTCAACACTTTGATCAGAACCTGGAATGATTTTACTGACTAAAATCCTCCAACACAACATGACCCAGtaccaggttctggttctggttctggttctgaagtcAGCAGGTCTTTATTGAAGCAGCAGCTTGTTggcattaatattgatgagaatctttaactggttctgttggactggTTAACCTGCAACCTGTTGGCTTCAGCtcacatcttttattctttatttagaTTGAATTGGTGCAGGTTGTCAAAGATCAGCTGTGATTTTTTGGCCTCAACTCTGAAGTCCAACCCGACCCACCTGACAGAACTGGACCTGAAAGGAAACAACCTGAAGGATTCAGATGTTCAGCAGCTGAAGAATCTTGTAAAGACTTTAAAGTAAGTAAATGTTTGTAGTGAGTCCAGCTGCTGTCAGCGTATTGAACTAAACCCAGTTAGCATCAAAGCAAAGATCCAGTGTTCCCAgtaaagctgcagcttctcagTGGGAGGAGAATGGTTCAGGCTTCCTGATTGGACACAGAGACagcaatcagccaatcagaggagcagcagcttgcTGTGTTCCTGCGTTTGTGTTGGTGTGAAGATGAGTGTTGTTGCTGTGTCCATGTCTCCAGGAAGTCCAGCTGGACTCCAGCGTCCAGCCGTCCAACATGTCTAGAGACAGTGGTCCTCATCCATCAAACTgtggcagcagcagatctgatcTCAGATCTGTTTGTTCTCTCAGTTCAACAGGAAACAACTGATCAGATTCATCTTGGTCACAGCTCTGAGATCAGTCTGACTGCAGGCTGGAAACCATCTAGTGGATGT
This genomic window from Xiphophorus couchianus chromosome 24, X_couchianus-1.0, whole genome shotgun sequence contains:
- the LOC114140799 gene encoding ribonuclease inhibitor-like; protein product: MNDVSFYQEIQRLLDSGKQLSVTDCSALAFMLQMSEVLDELDLEKYNTSWDGRQRLFPAVRNCRKARLGGCLLQKAECEVLASALKSNPDLTELEINQIDINGGGDSDLKPLVEILESSVSKVKILRLWGCSLSEASWTSLFSALKSKPTHLTRLDLSSTNLEGSGVKELCGFLQTEGCRLEALILNWCRLSKISCDFLASTLKSNPTHLTELDLKGNNLKDSDVQQLKNLVKTLKF